One Polaribacter sp. SA4-12 genomic window carries:
- a CDS encoding outer membrane beta-barrel family protein, protein MKKILLIAMIFASVSSFAQMSKEKLPTPGVITGKVIDKITQEALPYVNIVIRDIAKKIITGGITDENGGFNIKDIPKGNSLIEVQYIGFKIYSKKINITKKNKIVNLGTIALEEDSATLDEIVVRAETSTVVQKVDRKVINVGKDLTSAGTTASELLNNVQSVSVDSQSGAISLRGNDNVRVLVDGKPTNISAAQLLKQIPSTSIKSIELITNPSAKYNPEGMSGIINIILNKNANMGFNGSLDTGVTAGHYVRYNASTNMNYKTGKVNFFGNYGYNGGENFNMGFVDRPGSNNQDFQFINDNQSHLVKIGADIYLNDKNTLSLYTTKNWFNGDGNGRTLVNTANNVLISNARNAQLQENKSNTYNLNYKVDFEKEGHNLEFEATYSTTDSPEDAMNTDVIKNVADADYKIYNYTNDIENDRNNTLLNIDYTNPVSKDGKLELGLEYRTNNTANTNLTDQEREIRDLTNVITGYERVGNSSFDYDRKIYSGYVNYGHKFGKLTMQLGARLEQYEIEGVFNQETAATEKVTDDIFSVYPSAFFTYAASEKNQFQVSYSRRVDRPGIGQLNPIREWSTPLITSIGNPELNPQFTNSFEINYTRQIKNGSITFGSFYRKINDNISRVTYADPLDPDVKQILSFTNFEDTSSYGLEFSANYKVNNWWRINSSMDFYSQKQFGIVDANSPRIEVTNDVFNARISNSFKASKNLKFQLFAMYRGPSEDIQWKVENMWMVNTGASLTVLKGKGTLKLRVNDIFKGMKFAFNSSSPFVQNGKFNWESQTAYLGFNYRFGSGKNKAKRRRQRDDNTKQSGGGF, encoded by the coding sequence ATGAAAAAAATATTACTTATTGCAATGATATTCGCATCCGTTAGTTCATTTGCACAAATGTCTAAAGAAAAATTACCCACACCAGGTGTTATTACTGGTAAAGTAATAGACAAAATTACCCAAGAAGCTTTACCTTATGTAAATATCGTTATTAGAGATATTGCCAAAAAAATTATTACCGGAGGTATTACTGATGAGAATGGAGGCTTTAACATTAAAGACATTCCAAAAGGAAATAGTTTAATTGAAGTACAATATATTGGCTTTAAAATTTATTCTAAAAAAATTAATATCACTAAGAAAAATAAGATCGTTAATTTAGGAACCATTGCTTTAGAAGAAGACAGTGCTACTTTAGACGAAATTGTGGTAAGAGCAGAAACATCAACCGTAGTACAAAAAGTAGATAGAAAGGTAATTAATGTAGGTAAAGACTTAACATCTGCAGGAACAACAGCTTCTGAGCTTTTAAACAATGTACAATCTGTAAGTGTAGACAGTCAATCTGGTGCAATTAGCTTAAGAGGAAATGATAATGTTCGTGTTTTGGTCGATGGAAAACCAACTAATATTTCTGCTGCTCAATTACTCAAACAAATACCTTCTACTTCTATAAAAAGTATCGAATTAATTACAAATCCTTCTGCAAAATACAATCCTGAAGGAATGAGTGGAATTATCAATATAATTCTAAACAAAAATGCAAACATGGGCTTTAATGGTTCTTTAGATACTGGGGTTACTGCTGGTCATTATGTACGTTACAATGCATCTACAAACATGAACTATAAAACAGGAAAAGTAAATTTCTTTGGAAACTATGGTTATAATGGTGGTGAAAACTTTAATATGGGTTTTGTAGACAGACCTGGATCTAATAACCAAGATTTTCAGTTTATAAATGACAATCAATCTCATTTAGTAAAAATTGGAGCCGATATTTATTTAAACGATAAAAATACGTTATCTCTTTACACTACTAAAAATTGGTTTAATGGTGATGGAAATGGGCGAACATTAGTGAATACAGCTAATAATGTATTAATTAGTAATGCTAGAAATGCTCAGTTACAAGAAAATAAATCGAACACGTATAATTTAAATTATAAAGTTGATTTTGAAAAAGAAGGCCACAATTTAGAATTTGAAGCTACCTATTCTACGACAGATTCTCCTGAAGACGCAATGAATACAGATGTTATAAAAAACGTTGCTGATGCAGATTATAAAATTTATAATTATACAAATGATATTGAAAACGATAGAAACAACACGTTACTAAACATCGATTATACAAACCCAGTTTCTAAAGACGGTAAATTAGAGTTAGGTTTAGAGTATAGAACTAATAATACAGCAAATACGAATCTTACAGATCAAGAAAGAGAAATAAGAGATCTTACAAATGTAATTACAGGTTATGAAAGAGTAGGAAATTCTTCTTTTGATTATGATAGAAAAATTTATTCTGGATATGTAAACTATGGTCATAAATTCGGGAAACTGACGATGCAGTTAGGTGCACGTTTAGAGCAATATGAAATTGAAGGCGTTTTTAATCAAGAAACTGCTGCTACAGAAAAAGTTACAGATGATATTTTCTCAGTTTATCCGTCAGCGTTTTTCACCTATGCAGCTTCAGAGAAAAATCAATTTCAAGTAAGTTACAGTAGAAGAGTTGATAGACCAGGAATTGGGCAATTAAACCCTATTAGAGAATGGAGCACGCCATTAATTACATCTATTGGTAACCCAGAATTAAACCCTCAGTTTACAAATTCTTTTGAAATTAATTATACACGTCAAATTAAGAATGGTTCTATCACTTTTGGTTCTTTTTACAGAAAAATTAACGATAATATTTCTCGTGTAACGTATGCAGATCCATTAGACCCAGATGTAAAACAAATTTTATCTTTTACCAATTTTGAAGATACAAGTTCTTATGGTTTAGAATTTTCTGCAAACTATAAAGTAAATAACTGGTGGAGAATAAACTCTAGTATGGATTTTTATTCTCAAAAACAATTCGGAATTGTAGATGCAAACTCACCAAGAATTGAAGTAACTAACGATGTATTTAATGCAAGGATTAGCAATAGTTTTAAAGCATCTAAAAACTTAAAATTCCAATTATTTGCAATGTACAGAGGTCCATCTGAAGATATTCAATGGAAAGTAGAAAACATGTGGATGGTAAACACTGGCGCAAGCTTAACAGTTTTAAAAGGAAAAGGAACCCTTAAATTAAGAGTAAATGATATTTTTAAAGGAATGAAATTTGCTTTTAACTCATCTAGCCCTTTTGTTCAAAACGGAAAATTTAATTGGGAAAGTCAAACTGCTTATTTAGGTTTTAATTACCGTTTTGGTAGTGGAAAAAACAAAGCTAAAAGAAGAAGACAAAGAGATGATAACACCAAACAAAGTGGTGGTGGATTCTAG
- a CDS encoding CoA-binding protein, whose product MKKVTLVLSASTNPNKYSNIAIKRLIDKGIGVVGLGIRKGTVFGVTIDNEKKEYKNIDTVTLYLNPKRQEEYYNYIISLKPRRVIFNPGAENLEFEKLLKENNIESEIACTLVLLSTNQY is encoded by the coding sequence ATGAAAAAAGTTACTTTAGTTCTTAGTGCATCAACAAATCCTAATAAATATTCAAATATTGCTATTAAAAGATTGATAGATAAAGGGATAGGAGTTGTTGGCCTAGGTATAAGAAAAGGTACTGTTTTCGGAGTTACAATTGATAATGAAAAAAAAGAGTACAAAAATATAGATACAGTTACCTTATATCTAAATCCTAAAAGGCAAGAGGAGTATTATAATTATATTATTAGTTTGAAACCTAGAAGAGTTATTTTTAACCCAGGAGCAGAAAATTTAGAATTCGAAAAGTTGTTGAAAGAAAATAATATTGAATCAGAAATTGCATGTACACTCGTTTTACTGAGTACAAATCAATATTAA